The Streptomyces sp. NBC_01353 genome contains a region encoding:
- a CDS encoding GTP-binding protein, whose translation MSKQQIPVVVLSGFLGSGKTTLLNHLLRSARGTRIGVMVNDFGDIGIDAMTVAGQVGSTVSLGNGCLCCAVDVSELDEYLEVLTRPELRLDVIVIEASGLAEPQELVRMVLASENERIVYGGLVQVVDAAEFSATRARHPETDRHLALADLVVVNKADRVGERELAAVHAAVSGLAAPAAVVRAAHGRVDPELLFDRVVPDGEIEGQMSIEDLLYGDPDEDHDHPHAVYETLSLASDTALHPRRLMEFLDSRPEGLYRIKGFVDFGAADPDNRYSVHAVGRFLRFYPEPWPAGAERLTQLVLIGSGVDGDALCKELDGCRVNGPQDAPDEHSMWGVLRYVQQPDVTDDTAAPEL comes from the coding sequence TTGAGCAAGCAGCAGATCCCCGTCGTCGTCCTCTCCGGGTTTCTCGGATCGGGGAAGACGACGTTGCTCAACCATCTGCTGCGCAGTGCCCGGGGCACCCGGATCGGGGTCATGGTCAACGACTTCGGTGACATCGGGATCGACGCCATGACCGTCGCCGGACAGGTCGGGTCCACCGTCTCGCTCGGCAACGGATGCCTGTGCTGCGCCGTCGACGTGAGCGAGCTGGACGAGTACCTGGAGGTGCTCACCCGGCCCGAGCTGCGCCTCGATGTGATCGTGATCGAGGCGAGCGGGCTCGCGGAGCCCCAGGAGCTGGTGCGGATGGTGCTCGCCAGTGAGAACGAGCGGATCGTGTACGGCGGGCTCGTGCAGGTCGTCGACGCCGCCGAGTTCTCCGCCACGCGTGCGCGGCACCCCGAGACGGACCGGCATCTCGCCCTGGCCGACCTCGTCGTGGTCAACAAGGCCGACCGGGTGGGGGAGCGGGAGCTGGCCGCCGTCCATGCCGCCGTCAGCGGGCTCGCCGCACCCGCCGCGGTGGTCCGCGCCGCGCACGGACGCGTCGACCCCGAGCTTCTCTTCGACCGGGTGGTGCCCGACGGCGAGATCGAGGGGCAGATGTCCATCGAGGACCTGCTCTACGGAGATCCCGACGAGGACCACGACCATCCGCATGCCGTCTACGAGACCCTCTCCCTGGCCTCGGACACCGCACTGCACCCGCGCAGGCTGATGGAGTTCCTGGACTCCCGCCCGGAGGGTCTCTACCGCATCAAGGGATTTGTCGACTTCGGCGCCGCCGACCCCGACAACCGCTACTCCGTGCACGCTGTCGGCAGGTTCCTGCGCTTCTACCCCGAGCCCTGGCCGGCCGGCGCGGAACGGCTCACCCAGCTCGTCCTCATCGGCTCGGGCGTCGACGGCGACGCCCTGTGCAAGGAGCTCGACGGCTGCCGCGTGAACGGCCCGCAGGACGCCCCCGACGAGCACAGCATGTGGGGCGTCCTGCGATACGTACAGCAGCCGGACGTGACGGACGACACGGCTGCTCCGGAGCTCTAG
- a CDS encoding sensor histidine kinase → MSPAPTTPTRRRRFGWPQRVFSQVLLMQLAVATGVTVLATGLFLAPLSAQLDDQAMRRALAIAETTASPQVAAALKGSAPSAQGPVQAEAERIRQSTGAEYVVVMDTRGVRWSHTDPAQIGRRVSTDPSEALAGREVMEIDSGTLGRSARGKAPLRNPDGTIVGAVSVGIEYDSVQDRLLGAIPGLLAYAGGALAAGALAAYLISRRLQRRTHDLAFSDISALLAEREAMLHGIREGVVALDRTGRVRLMNDEAQRLLGIGPEATGRPLEDALGPGRTADVLAGRVTGEDLVTVRGHRVLIANRMPTDDGGAVATLRDRTELERLGRELDSTRGLIDALRAQDHEHANRLHTLLGLLELEMHEEAVEFVTEVVGVHRATAEQVTEKVHDPLLAALLVGKATVAAERGVSLRISSDSLLPDRLVDPRELVTVVGNLVDNALDAAAGTAEPRVEIALRAEGRTAVLRVTDSGPGVPDDHRELIFTEGWTTKELPSHGKRGLGLALVRRLAERRGGSARVADGPDGGAEFTVVLPEALGEPEPEPESAPEPAMARASEEPR, encoded by the coding sequence ATGAGCCCCGCACCGACCACCCCCACGCGACGCAGGCGGTTCGGCTGGCCGCAGCGGGTCTTCTCGCAGGTCCTCCTCATGCAGCTGGCCGTCGCGACCGGCGTCACGGTGCTGGCCACCGGCCTCTTCCTCGCCCCCCTCAGCGCCCAGCTCGACGACCAGGCCATGCGCCGCGCCCTCGCCATCGCCGAGACGACCGCCTCCCCTCAGGTCGCCGCCGCGCTGAAGGGCTCCGCGCCCTCCGCCCAAGGCCCCGTACAGGCGGAGGCCGAGCGGATCCGGCAGTCCACCGGTGCCGAATACGTCGTCGTCATGGACACCCGCGGCGTGCGCTGGTCCCACACCGACCCCGCGCAGATCGGCCGGCGCGTCTCCACGGACCCCAGCGAGGCGCTCGCCGGGCGCGAGGTCATGGAGATCGACAGCGGCACCCTGGGCCGCTCCGCGCGCGGCAAGGCCCCCTTGCGCAACCCCGACGGGACGATCGTCGGCGCGGTGTCCGTCGGCATCGAGTACGACAGCGTCCAGGACCGCCTGCTCGGCGCGATCCCGGGACTCCTCGCGTACGCCGGCGGCGCCCTGGCGGCCGGCGCCCTCGCCGCGTATCTGATCTCCCGCAGGCTCCAGCGGCGGACCCACGACCTGGCGTTCTCCGACATCTCCGCGCTGCTCGCGGAGCGCGAGGCCATGCTCCACGGCATCCGCGAGGGCGTCGTCGCTCTCGACCGCACGGGGCGCGTGCGCCTGATGAACGACGAGGCCCAGCGCCTCCTCGGGATCGGCCCGGAGGCCACCGGCCGGCCGCTGGAGGACGCCCTTGGTCCCGGCCGCACGGCCGATGTGCTGGCCGGGCGGGTCACGGGAGAGGACCTGGTGACCGTCCGCGGCCACCGCGTCCTCATCGCCAACCGGATGCCGACGGACGACGGCGGCGCCGTGGCGACCCTGCGCGACCGCACCGAGCTGGAGCGGCTCGGGCGCGAGCTGGACTCCACCCGCGGCCTGATCGACGCCCTGCGCGCCCAGGACCACGAGCACGCCAACCGGCTGCACACCCTTCTGGGCCTCCTCGAGCTGGAGATGCACGAGGAGGCGGTCGAGTTCGTCACCGAGGTCGTCGGCGTCCACCGGGCCACCGCCGAGCAGGTCACGGAGAAGGTTCACGACCCGCTGCTCGCCGCGCTGCTGGTCGGCAAGGCCACGGTCGCCGCGGAGCGGGGCGTGTCGTTGCGGATCTCGTCCGACTCGCTGCTCCCCGACCGTCTGGTGGACCCGCGCGAACTGGTCACCGTCGTCGGCAACCTCGTCGACAACGCCCTGGACGCCGCCGCGGGCACCGCCGAACCACGCGTCGAGATCGCGCTGCGGGCCGAGGGACGCACCGCCGTCCTGCGCGTCACCGACAGCGGCCCGGGCGTCCCGGACGACCACCGCGAACTGATCTTCACCGAGGGCTGGACCACGAAGGAGCTGCCGTCGCACGGCAAGCGGGGCCTGGGCCTGGCTCTGGTCCGCCGGCTCGCCGAGCGCCGGGGCGGCAGCGCGCGGGTCGCCGACGGGCCGGACGGGGGCGCCGAGTTCACCGTCGTGCTCCCGGAGGCACTCGGCGAGCCGGAGCCGGAGCCCGAATCGGCGCCGGAGCCCGCCATGGCCCGGGCGAGCGAGGAGCCGCGATGA
- a CDS encoding response regulator codes for MIDVLVVDDDVRVAQINAAYVTKMPGFRVVATAHSTAEAITRLGEVPVDLILLDHYLPDENGLAVVRELRRQGHQTDVIMVTAARDVATVQAAMRHGALQYLVKPFTFAGLRAKLEAYAALRHTLDGGGEAEQAEVDRIFGALSAGAAEPALPKGHSPTTAELVRQVLLAADGALSAQEIAERAGVSRQTAQRYLKLLERTGRVRLSLKYGETGRPEHRYVWTPAAR; via the coding sequence ATGATCGACGTACTGGTCGTGGACGACGACGTACGCGTCGCGCAGATCAACGCGGCCTATGTGACGAAGATGCCCGGGTTCCGCGTCGTCGCCACCGCCCACTCGACCGCGGAGGCGATCACCCGCCTCGGTGAGGTCCCGGTCGACCTCATCCTGCTCGACCACTACCTGCCGGACGAGAACGGCCTCGCGGTCGTACGGGAGCTGCGCCGGCAGGGCCATCAGACCGACGTGATCATGGTCACCGCGGCGCGCGACGTGGCGACGGTCCAGGCGGCGATGCGCCACGGCGCGCTCCAGTACCTGGTCAAGCCGTTCACGTTCGCCGGGCTGCGCGCCAAGCTTGAGGCGTACGCCGCCCTGCGCCACACCCTCGACGGGGGCGGCGAGGCCGAGCAGGCGGAGGTGGACCGGATCTTCGGCGCCCTGTCGGCGGGCGCGGCCGAGCCCGCACTGCCGAAGGGCCACTCCCCCACCACCGCCGAGCTCGTACGACAGGTGCTGCTCGCCGCCGACGGAGCCCTGTCCGCTCAGGAGATCGCCGAGCGGGCCGGGGTGAGCCGGCAGACCGCCCAGCGCTATCTCAAACTGCTCGAACGTACCGGGCGCGTACGCCTCTCGCTGAAGTACGGCGAGACGGGCCGACCCGAGCACCGCTACGTCTGGACCCCGGCGGCCCGCTGA
- a CDS encoding cation acetate symporter → MTDDHQTLALLLFSAFIAVTLGITTWVSRDRHGSAEEFYAGGRLFSPMENGFAIAGDYMSAASFLGISGLIALFGYDGMLYSVGFLVAWLVVLLLVAELVRNCGRFTLADVVAARMAERPVRIAAGTSSVTVSVLYLVAQMVGAGSLVALLLGGTSEAARSWTVIGVGALMVIYVSLGGMRATTWIQIVKAVLLMAGTIALTVLVLLRFHGDFNQLLTAAAERSGHGRDFLAPGLRYGGEWTARLDFISLGIALVLGTAGLPHILSRFYTVPTARAARRSVVWAIGLIGGFYLMTIVLGFGAAAIIGPDAVRASNAAGNTAVPLLALDLGGGAGSTGGTVLFAIVAAIAFATILAVVAGITLASSASVAHDLYASLRRRNAHGKQYSEVTVARLAAAGIGVAAIGLGLLARDLNVAFLVGLAFAVAASANLPVLLYSLFWRKFTTRGAVWSVYGGLIPAVLLVVLSPVVSGSPDALFPGVDFHVFPLQNPGVVSIPLGFLAGWIGTVTSSEPPDAAKHAETEVRALTGAGAV, encoded by the coding sequence GTGACCGACGACCATCAGACGCTCGCACTGCTGCTGTTCAGCGCGTTCATCGCGGTGACGCTGGGGATCACCACCTGGGTGAGCCGTGACCGGCACGGCTCCGCGGAGGAGTTCTACGCCGGAGGACGACTGTTCTCGCCCATGGAGAACGGTTTCGCCATCGCCGGCGACTACATGTCCGCCGCCTCCTTCCTCGGCATCTCGGGCCTCATCGCGCTCTTCGGCTACGACGGGATGCTGTACTCCGTCGGCTTCCTCGTCGCCTGGCTGGTCGTGCTCCTCCTGGTCGCCGAACTGGTGCGCAACTGCGGCCGGTTCACGCTCGCCGACGTCGTCGCCGCCCGGATGGCGGAACGCCCGGTCCGTATCGCCGCCGGAACGTCCTCCGTCACCGTCTCCGTGCTCTACCTGGTGGCCCAGATGGTGGGAGCCGGCAGCCTGGTCGCCCTCCTCCTCGGCGGTACGAGCGAGGCGGCCCGCTCCTGGACCGTGATCGGCGTCGGCGCCCTGATGGTGATCTATGTGTCACTGGGCGGGATGCGCGCGACCACCTGGATTCAGATCGTCAAAGCGGTGCTCCTCATGGCCGGCACGATCGCCCTCACCGTGCTCGTCCTGCTCCGCTTCCACGGCGACTTCAACCAGCTGCTCACCGCCGCCGCCGAGCGCAGCGGGCACGGACGGGACTTCCTCGCACCGGGACTGCGCTACGGCGGAGAGTGGACCGCGCGCCTCGACTTCATCAGCCTCGGCATCGCGCTCGTCCTGGGTACCGCGGGTCTGCCGCACATCCTCTCCCGCTTCTACACCGTGCCCACCGCGCGGGCGGCCCGCCGTTCGGTCGTCTGGGCCATCGGGCTCATCGGCGGCTTCTATCTGATGACGATCGTCCTCGGCTTCGGCGCGGCCGCGATCATCGGCCCCGACGCCGTCCGCGCCTCCAACGCCGCCGGGAACACCGCCGTGCCGCTCCTCGCCCTCGACCTCGGCGGCGGAGCGGGGTCGACCGGCGGCACCGTGCTCTTCGCGATCGTCGCCGCCATCGCCTTCGCGACGATCCTGGCTGTCGTCGCCGGTATCACGCTCGCCTCCTCCGCCTCCGTGGCCCATGATCTGTACGCCTCGCTGCGTCGCCGCAACGCGCATGGGAAGCAGTACAGCGAGGTGACGGTGGCACGCCTGGCCGCCGCGGGCATCGGTGTGGCCGCGATCGGGCTCGGGCTGCTCGCCCGGGACCTCAACGTGGCGTTCCTGGTAGGACTCGCGTTCGCGGTCGCCGCCTCCGCCAACCTCCCGGTGCTGCTCTACTCGCTCTTCTGGCGGAAGTTCACCACGCGCGGCGCCGTGTGGTCGGTGTACGGAGGGCTGATCCCGGCCGTCCTGCTGGTCGTCCTGTCGCCGGTCGTATCCGGTAGCCCCGACGCGCTCTTCCCGGGTGTCGACTTCCATGTCTTCCCGCTGCAGAACCCGGGGGTGGTCTCCATCCCGCTCGGCTTCCTGGCGGGCTGGATCGGCACGGTCACCTCCTCCGAGCCGCCGGACGCGGCCAAGCACGCGGAGACCGAGGTCAGGGCGCTGACGGGCGCCGGCGCGGTGTGA
- a CDS encoding DUF485 domain-containing protein, which produces MEKHEGPGLPAVRIDDPWYDALAAGWGEAAETETPAAGASAHSAPMPGTVPRQQPAHSAADIYLAVQRSPAFQEVRSRYRRFVIPATLGFLLWYLAYVVAATVAPGLMARPVAGAVNVAMVAGLGQFLTTFLLTWAYARHARLRRDRAALELRWTVYDETRAQEMTRGGRR; this is translated from the coding sequence GTGGAGAAGCACGAAGGGCCGGGCCTCCCGGCAGTGCGGATCGACGACCCCTGGTACGACGCACTGGCCGCCGGTTGGGGTGAGGCGGCCGAGACCGAGACGCCGGCGGCCGGTGCCTCGGCGCACAGCGCACCGATGCCCGGAACCGTTCCGCGACAGCAGCCGGCCCACAGCGCTGCCGACATCTATCTGGCGGTCCAGCGCAGCCCCGCCTTCCAGGAAGTACGCAGCCGCTACCGGCGGTTCGTGATCCCCGCCACCCTCGGCTTCCTCCTCTGGTACCTCGCCTATGTCGTGGCCGCGACCGTGGCGCCCGGACTGATGGCCCGGCCGGTCGCCGGCGCGGTGAATGTGGCGATGGTCGCCGGACTCGGCCAGTTCCTCACCACCTTCCTGCTGACCTGGGCCTATGCCCGGCACGCCCGGTTGCGCCGGGACCGGGCGGCGCTGGAACTGCGCTGGACCGTGTACGACGAAACGCGCGCACAGGAGATGACGCGAGGGGGCCGGCGGTGA
- a CDS encoding response regulator transcription factor → MSGRNAQHDNGRVARVIVADDQSMVREGIVLVLGLLPGIEVVGAARDGEEAIALTAELAPDVVLMDLRMPRCDGVEATRRIRSEHPGTEVVVLTTYADDDSLFPALRAGARGYLTKDAGGEEIVRAVHDVLDGRAGLAPAVQRRLLEQLMAQPQGRSPSRGRPAEAAQDGWRGPQHGESQPDGLTERETEVLGLVADGLSNQEIARRLGISTATVKTHINNLFAKIGVRDRVQAVRYAYQHGLVAPPGETVT, encoded by the coding sequence ATGAGCGGTCGTAACGCGCAGCACGACAACGGCCGGGTCGCGCGTGTGATCGTGGCCGACGATCAGTCCATGGTGCGCGAGGGCATCGTGCTCGTCCTTGGACTGCTGCCCGGCATCGAGGTCGTAGGAGCCGCCAGGGACGGCGAAGAGGCCATCGCACTGACCGCGGAACTCGCCCCTGATGTGGTGCTGATGGACCTGCGGATGCCGCGGTGCGACGGGGTGGAGGCGACCCGGCGCATCCGCTCCGAGCATCCGGGCACCGAAGTCGTCGTACTGACCACCTACGCCGACGACGACTCGCTCTTCCCGGCACTCCGTGCCGGTGCCCGCGGCTATCTCACCAAGGACGCGGGCGGGGAGGAGATCGTACGGGCCGTCCATGACGTGCTCGACGGACGTGCCGGGCTCGCCCCCGCCGTCCAACGGAGGCTCCTGGAACAGCTGATGGCCCAGCCTCAGGGGCGCTCACCGTCCCGTGGACGGCCGGCCGAGGCGGCGCAGGACGGATGGCGAGGTCCGCAGCATGGCGAGTCGCAGCCCGACGGACTCACCGAGCGCGAGACCGAAGTGCTCGGTCTGGTCGCGGACGGGCTCTCCAACCAGGAGATCGCCCGCCGGCTCGGCATCTCCACGGCGACCGTCAAGACGCACATCAACAACCTCTTCGCCAAGATCGGGGTGCGCGACCGGGTTCAGGCCGTCCGGTACGCATATCAGCACGGGCTCGTGGCACCACCTGGCGAAACCGTCACCTGA
- a CDS encoding histidine kinase, with protein sequence MYDSRATKRWLVWPAPEALTRVGVPRGRLVIDGLLLSAICSWIVASAYSSGAFPGWYGALPPLGLALCVAAVVAYHATTVAHQLSRSLGLLALVAAVGLGAHAAGAHVSATLIWIVVSVTAMERLPLLVALVTVLVLAGGFVDADETGFLGAGVTTAAVLLTGYSLRLDAQARSAGFRLLAQERAAREAEAASAALTERARIAREIHDVLAHSLSAQMVHLEAARLQIEAGARREDVLERVAAARSMAREGLAETRHALSALRGDMVPVEDYLRELARGGRAEVEVVGERRPLPAEASQAVRRVAQEALTNVRKHAPGARTRLRLAYETGEIALEIRDSGAAGDAEGAGLSGSGSGYGLLGMRERAELLGGTLEAGPEGEGFAVRLRVPA encoded by the coding sequence GTGTACGACAGCAGGGCGACCAAGCGATGGCTCGTGTGGCCCGCGCCCGAGGCGCTGACCCGGGTCGGCGTGCCACGCGGCCGCCTCGTGATCGACGGTCTGCTGCTCAGCGCGATCTGTTCATGGATCGTGGCGAGCGCGTACAGCTCGGGAGCCTTCCCCGGCTGGTACGGGGCCCTGCCCCCGCTCGGTCTCGCCCTCTGCGTGGCCGCGGTCGTCGCCTATCACGCCACGACCGTCGCCCATCAGCTCTCACGGTCGCTCGGGCTGCTCGCCCTCGTGGCCGCAGTCGGGCTCGGCGCCCATGCCGCCGGCGCCCACGTCTCCGCGACGCTGATCTGGATCGTCGTCTCGGTCACGGCGATGGAGCGACTCCCGCTGCTCGTCGCCCTGGTCACGGTGCTCGTCCTCGCCGGAGGCTTCGTCGACGCGGACGAGACCGGGTTTCTGGGAGCCGGAGTGACCACGGCCGCCGTGCTGCTCACCGGGTATTCCCTTCGCCTGGACGCACAGGCCCGCAGCGCAGGGTTCCGGCTGCTGGCGCAGGAGCGGGCCGCCCGTGAGGCAGAGGCCGCTTCCGCGGCGCTGACCGAGCGGGCCAGGATCGCCCGCGAGATCCATGACGTGCTGGCGCACAGCCTCTCCGCGCAGATGGTGCACCTGGAGGCCGCGCGGCTGCAGATAGAGGCCGGCGCTCGGCGGGAGGACGTCCTCGAGCGGGTGGCCGCCGCCCGGTCCATGGCTCGCGAGGGGCTCGCCGAGACCCGGCACGCACTCTCCGCGCTCCGCGGCGACATGGTGCCCGTCGAGGACTATCTGCGGGAGCTGGCCCGCGGGGGCCGGGCCGAGGTCGAGGTGGTCGGTGAGCGCAGGCCCCTTCCGGCGGAGGCCTCACAGGCGGTACGGAGAGTGGCCCAGGAAGCCCTCACCAACGTACGCAAACACGCGCCAGGGGCCAGGACGCGGCTCCGGCTCGCCTACGAGACGGGGGAGATCGCCCTGGAGATACGGGACTCGGGTGCGGCCGGGGATGCCGAGGGCGCGGGGCTGAGCGGTTCGGGCTCCGGTTACGGCCTCCTCGGAATGAGGGAGCGCGCCGAACTCCTGGGCGGCACGCTGGAGGCCGGCCCCGAGGGCGAAGGATTTGCGGTGCGGCTGAGGGTGCCGGCATGA
- a CDS encoding DNA topoisomerase IV subunit B has product MTAETSVPSSALLTADRDGSNYTARHLLVLEGLEAVRKRPGMYIGSTDSRGLMHCIWEIIDNSVDEALGGYCDRIDVILHDDGSVEVQDNGRGIPVDVEPKTGLSGVEVVMTKLHAGGKFGGGSYAASGGLHGVGASVVNALSARLDVEVDRNSATHSISFRRGVPGIFTEQGPDSPFDPANGLLKGKRVPKTRTGTRVRYWADRQIFLKDAKLSLETLHQRARQTAFLVPGLTIVVRDERDLDGVGKSEETFRFDGGISEFCEFLAQDKAVCDVQRLTGTGTFKETVPVLDDRGHMTPTEVTRELGVDVALRWGTGYDSTVKSFVNIIATPKGGTHVSGFDQAITKTVNEVLRSAKMLRVAEDDIVKDDALEGLTAVVTVRLAEPQFEGQTKEVLGTSAARRIVANVVAKELKAFLTSTKRDAKAQARAVLDKTVAAARTRIAARQHKEAQRRKTALESSSLPAKLADCRSDDVERSELFIVEGDSALGTAKLARNSEFQALLPIRGKILNVQKSSVSDMLKNAECGAIIQVIGAGSGRTFDIDAARYGKIVLLVDADVDGAHIRCLLLTLFQRYMRPMVEAGRVFAAVPPLHRIELVQPKKGQDKYVYTYSDNELRQTLLEFQRKGVRFKDAIQRYKGLGEMDADQLAETTMDPRHRTLRRINIGDLESAEHVFDLLMGNDVAPRKEFITSSAATLDRSRIDA; this is encoded by the coding sequence GTGACCGCCGAAACGTCCGTGCCGTCCAGTGCGCTGCTGACCGCAGACCGTGACGGTTCCAACTACACCGCGCGGCACCTGCTCGTACTCGAAGGGCTCGAAGCGGTCCGCAAGCGCCCCGGCATGTACATCGGGTCCACCGACAGCCGCGGCCTGATGCACTGCATCTGGGAGATCATCGACAACTCGGTCGACGAGGCCCTCGGCGGCTACTGCGACCGCATCGACGTGATCCTCCACGACGACGGCTCCGTCGAGGTGCAGGACAACGGCCGGGGTATCCCGGTCGACGTCGAGCCTAAGACCGGGCTCTCCGGAGTCGAGGTCGTCATGACCAAGCTGCACGCCGGCGGGAAGTTCGGCGGTGGCTCGTACGCGGCCTCCGGCGGTCTGCACGGCGTGGGCGCCTCCGTGGTGAACGCGCTGTCGGCCCGGCTCGACGTCGAGGTCGACCGGAACAGCGCCACGCACTCGATCAGCTTCCGCCGCGGCGTGCCCGGCATCTTCACCGAGCAGGGTCCCGACAGCCCCTTCGACCCGGCCAACGGGCTGCTGAAGGGCAAGCGCGTCCCGAAGACCCGCACCGGCACCCGCGTGCGGTACTGGGCCGACCGCCAGATCTTCCTCAAGGACGCCAAGCTCTCCCTGGAGACGCTCCACCAGCGCGCCCGCCAGACCGCCTTCCTGGTGCCCGGCCTGACCATCGTGGTCCGCGACGAGCGCGACCTGGACGGTGTGGGCAAGAGCGAGGAGACCTTCCGCTTCGACGGTGGCATCAGCGAGTTCTGCGAGTTCCTCGCCCAGGACAAGGCCGTCTGCGACGTCCAGCGGCTGACGGGCACGGGCACCTTCAAGGAGACCGTCCCGGTCCTCGACGACCGTGGCCACATGACCCCCACCGAGGTCACCCGTGAGCTGGGCGTCGACGTCGCGCTGCGCTGGGGCACCGGCTACGACAGCACGGTCAAGTCCTTCGTCAACATCATCGCCACGCCCAAGGGCGGCACCCACGTCTCCGGCTTCGACCAGGCCATCACCAAGACGGTCAACGAGGTCCTGCGCTCCGCCAAGATGCTGCGCGTCGCCGAGGACGACATCGTCAAGGACGACGCCCTGGAGGGGCTCACGGCCGTCGTGACGGTCCGGCTCGCCGAGCCGCAGTTCGAGGGCCAGACCAAGGAGGTGCTCGGCACCTCGGCCGCCCGCAGGATCGTCGCCAACGTGGTCGCCAAGGAGCTGAAGGCCTTCCTGACGTCCACCAAGCGTGACGCCAAGGCCCAGGCCCGGGCCGTCCTGGACAAGACCGTGGCGGCCGCCAGGACCCGTATCGCCGCCCGCCAGCACAAGGAGGCGCAGCGCCGTAAGACCGCGCTGGAGTCCTCCTCGCTGCCGGCCAAGCTCGCCGACTGCCGCAGCGACGACGTGGAGCGCAGCGAGCTCTTCATCGTCGAGGGAGACTCAGCGCTCGGCACCGCCAAGCTCGCCCGGAACAGCGAGTTCCAGGCCCTGCTGCCGATCCGCGGCAAGATCCTCAACGTCCAGAAGTCCTCCGTCTCGGACATGCTCAAGAACGCCGAGTGCGGAGCGATCATCCAGGTCATAGGAGCCGGCTCGGGCCGCACGTTCGACATCGACGCCGCCCGCTACGGCAAGATCGTCCTCCTCGTCGACGCCGACGTCGACGGCGCGCACATCCGCTGCCTGCTGCTGACCCTCTTCCAGCGCTACATGCGCCCGATGGTCGAGGCCGGTCGGGTCTTCGCCGCCGTGCCGCCCCTGCACCGCATCGAGCTCGTCCAGCCCAAGAAGGGCCAGGACAAGTACGTCTACACGTACTCGGACAACGAGCTGCGTCAGACCCTGCTCGAGTTCCAGCGCAAGGGCGTCCGCTTCAAGGACGCCATCCAGCGCTACAAGGGTCTCGGCGAGATGGACGCCGACCAGCTGGCGGAGACGACGATGGACCCACGTCACCGGACCCTGCGCCGGATCAACATCGGCGACCTGGAGTCGGCCGAGCATGTCTTCGACCTGCTCATGGGCAACGACGTGGCTCCCCGCAAGGAGTTCATCACCAGCTCCGCGGCGACGCTCGACCGCTCGCGGATCGACGCCTAG
- a CDS encoding serine protease, which yields MRRPFARAVTTALGLISAAAGPFAAATPAAADSVVVGGQPVKIAEAPWVVALSSRDRFGGTRAGQFCGGVVVAPTRVLTAAHCLGREVLGGEPSDLPDLKVIAGRSALSGQGGHEIRISGTWTSPEYDPTTNANDLAVLTLETALPQSYVIEAARPGDAAEVPGVAADVYGWGDTTGNGTYASTLRSARVQVLPDTACERAYPGGFGASYRGETMLCAGDPQGGRDACQGDSGGPLVAAGRLIGLVSWGSGCGQAENPGVYTRVSAVLPTNL from the coding sequence ATGCGTCGCCCCTTCGCCCGAGCAGTGACCACTGCCCTGGGCCTGATCTCGGCGGCGGCGGGCCCGTTCGCCGCCGCTACGCCCGCGGCCGCCGACAGTGTCGTCGTCGGAGGGCAGCCCGTGAAGATCGCGGAGGCCCCGTGGGTCGTGGCGCTCTCCAGCCGTGACCGGTTCGGAGGTACGCGTGCGGGGCAGTTCTGCGGAGGCGTGGTCGTCGCGCCCACCCGCGTGCTCACCGCGGCACACTGCCTCGGCAGGGAGGTCCTGGGCGGCGAGCCCTCGGATCTTCCCGACCTCAAGGTCATCGCGGGCCGCAGCGCCCTCAGCGGTCAGGGTGGACACGAGATCCGGATCTCCGGCACCTGGACCAGTCCGGAGTACGACCCCACGACCAACGCCAACGATCTGGCCGTGCTGACACTGGAGACCGCGCTGCCGCAGTCCTATGTGATCGAGGCGGCCCGCCCGGGCGACGCGGCCGAGGTTCCGGGGGTGGCGGCGGACGTCTATGGATGGGGGGACACCACGGGCAACGGCACCTATGCCTCGACGCTGCGCTCGGCGCGCGTCCAGGTGTTGCCCGACACGGCGTGCGAGCGGGCGTATCCAGGCGGCTTCGGAGCCTCGTACCGGGGCGAGACGATGCTGTGCGCCGGTGACCCGCAGGGCGGCAGGGACGCCTGCCAGGGGGACAGTGGGGGGCCGCTGGTGGCCGCGGGGCGGCTCATCGGGCTGGTGTCCTGGGGCAGCGGTTGCGGTCAGGCCGAGAATCCGGGTGTCTACACCCGGGTCTCGGCGGTTCTGCCGACGAACCTCTGA